From Rhopalosiphum padi isolate XX-2018 chromosome 2, ASM2088224v1, whole genome shotgun sequence:
gtaaCAAAATTTTGGTCCCAttactttcaaatattttagtaaagccagtatatatatatatttcattttgttcCAAGTTCGCAttataactcaattttttttcttgttcttTTCGAGGTTTGTTTATatgattttctatatttttttaaataagtttcatTTTGGATGtctaacgaataataatatattaataacttcaTGAATGGAAGAATGTGAAATGTTATAAATCTGtacgttataaatttataatgccgATGGAATGATTCTAGTCCATTGGTTGTTTTAGACTCCTTTGAAGGCTTACCGGCCCATAAAATTGGTCGAAAAACCGCATCAgggcatttataatttattgtcaaatATCAGTATAGGAGCACTttcaattaaacataaaaagacATCGCCTACCAAATTTTCGGGTAAAAAACCAAGagcaaaaaaacattttaaccaaAGACCTTTATGGCTATTTCTGActttgaattgtatttttttaataagttactATATAATTGCTTTAGATTTTCATGTTCTAAAACAACTTTGACCTAAGTGGAATCTAGTTAATCTACAggccataatttttttatttagtaaaacttCTTTAACAGCATTATGTGCGCTTTTTTCATAATCAAAATGGAAATTAGAATTAGccattgatattaataaattttatgccCGTCAACTTTAAGCATAATTTTGCGTCACATATCTGTATAAACTTTTGTGGATTTAATAGTGGACTTACCAAACCTGAGGCATCCTAATTGATACCATTTAAATGTTGAGATTTTCAAGAAACTCATTATATTTTCTAGTGTAGACTGTACTACTGACTACTGTAGTTATATtagtcacaataatataatatgtatttctgGCATTTCTGCTGCTAGGTATTATATTAGGCATGTTACGTTTATACGtagctattatatatagttgattATATTGGTGCATTTTGTGCattcctaataatattatgattcaaaataaaatttatgatgaagtaaatgtgtattatatatttatatagtactaAAATTGCATGTTGATGAATGTCGAGTACTTAGTAAACactaattattagttatgtaAAACTACGTATCGTTCGTCAAGGATGCTGAGAGACAACGTAACAGCACATATTACAATGaagtgtaaaattattattaactgttacAAACGAACATATTTATCTCGCAATGTTTTAAgtcatatcatatttttaatatttattatttcgaatttagaaaaggaatatattattattaacctctTTGGGTGCgatcgtaataatattgtcaaatatatatttatttttttttttttttatcacacgtAACCTCATCGCATAATAACGCCATTGTTCTCTTCTGTAAAACATAGTCATGTAAAAACCCTTTAAGACCGACACACCACACACATGACacattatgtacctattgtcGACTGTCGTATTGATttatacataactacataagcaATATTATAGGCATAACCTTCTCGCGAGTACGAACAATGAATATAAACAAACGCGACATACGCCTTTAATACAACTGAAACTGTCACATAAGCAACGTTATAGATAGAAAGAGAGAGACTGATGAATATAAAAAGAGAGAAAGactgagagagagagagagagagagtagatatatataatatggtatgtaTAATGCGGCGTTGGGTATTCCCTGTGCATAGATCCCGGAGAAAGCGTAGAAAGGTGAAATTCGTGTTCCACACCACACGGACAAAATACGATAGCGTTTAgatttgtataatgtaatataattatttatgtataatattatttttcattaattactaCTAAGTtattagtgataataatatataatatctaataaattaaatactgtatataatacagtCAAGCACTTAAGTAGGTTGTGGTCTATGGTTGTTTGCCGTTTGGTGATGTATACCAAATTACCGATGATGTACTATAGACATACAGCGTTTTGCCGAGGTTAATAACATTTCGGACACCCGCAGTAATTGGACTTTGTTTTACGTtacttatctaaaaaaaaaacccaacgtTCATACAATTACTAATTACGTAAATTATACGTTGTATAGTGTGTACGTGATGTGGGTAAATGTGGGTTTTATGATAGACACGGTGGGCGCATTTTCAGATGTAGGCGAAAAACTGTATTAATTTATCGATTCTTCTAAAATACCCGCTaaattacattacaatttacaggtaatgatgtaatattataatcgtatttataataagtcCACGCGCAGAGATCACATTATAGTTGTATGTTTGAGAGGCAAGAAAATCATTTATAACTGTACAATGGTTATGTAACAAACTAAAATAAGGAGActattgttttactattttacataaatttttaaatttactaaaaatatatttctttgtttAATTGTACTGATTTGTtgtaaatttagatttataaaaacatttagtttattgaaaaaatgtattaattataaatttaatattaaataacaattatgttgTTAGGTACCGTTTCTACATTGTGTTAACAAATTatgttaatgtaaataatattaattaatataagtataggtaatcACAAGTAGATATAAAtcacttatacagttatacctttattttgttaatgattaaaaaccagtagttagtaattactaattactatagtgAACGAGTATGTTGTATGCACGTCATTTAGGACGATTTATAATGACGACAATTAAAACCGTAttaattgtgttatatattaattattaattaataaaattaacttataataaattataaattataatataacctattatatgttttgtttaaatctTACATGATTTAATTGTATTCATGTGGAcaggtaaaataatttgtaagctTGATTGCTTGAATCTATAACATCTGGAGTTTGGATATTGGCTACAAGTGGTTATTGTCACTTGAAAGTATATAAAATGGATGAGGTAAAAAAAATTTCCGCGTCGTAACTATTTTCAGTTACATGATTCACCTAACGTGGGTCGAAAACACCGGAAATCGCAATGTAGAAATTGCTAATATACATCATAGAAcataaaacgtaaaatatattatggtaggtatattaaaaaccacaaataatacatatatttcaatgattaaTTAGGTATTGgccaaataaatatttgtaaacacgACACTATAATAGTCATTGCAGTCACTACTCACTCATAAGGCTGACAGGTTGCTATATACCACGGCTGTAGAAGCTGTGCTCCCAAGTTACTAACCAAAATCTATATGGGTATTACTGAGAATTATTTCTAGGTACTGAATTACCAGATTACTTTATGTTCCCAAGAACCACAATAAAACCCAACCGTATTAAGTGCTTTCGAGCTAAATACGCAGATGGACACTATTTATTTTCCTTGACCAACTATCGTAGAATgcaataaaaacataacaatataattaagtacgattatttctttataatatttaaaatatgtaattactaatattttgttgaaagaTTTGGATtacagcaataaataataagcacAATATATAGACAATATTTAGGGATAATTTGTGTATGTTAGAAAAAGAAACCGAACGTGTCCGATTAAAATTCATAAgcttatacattaataatacagaGTAGGTAGTATATTACGAGTGTATTACATACtgtctataaagtataaatcattattttatataacatattgacATACTGTAGAAACACTATATAGAAACGAATATTGACCAGTAAATGTAACGAAACaaaattcaagtttttattatatcataataatagtatacactatacaccttAAATAATAGATcataactatagtctataagtataagtacttatactaggtttatttgaaaaatgttctattttattTGAGATGTCTTCATTTTTTTCAGCAATAAATTCTATGTAGGCTGtatgtaggtaataggtactaGCGCGTttgatatatcaatatatatattaaaatcttataatttaaatgattattatctaataatgtaAGCCTAATTATACACACGATTGATTGTATTCTCCAATTAGATTTATAAACTTGGTAGAATgagctttatttatttattttctttatatatatgtttgttatTAAGTGGTATGTAATTGtcgagatattataatttaaatgttaaaatctcattaagtaaataaaaaaaaaatattattatatattaatttatacaatttaaagatgTATTAATTTCAGCGAGCTACAACGAACTACAACACTATACTACGTATTTAagtatgttatttttgtttcaaacaAGGTAATACATAAAAGTTGAATATTAAGTGAGTTTCGCGtatattgggttttttttattgcaaattgTTTTCTTCTGTGTCGACTAAGAtcagtaggtattataatcaTTACTGTTGTGCACGCCGCATATTATACAGGCTGTAATGGGAAAAAATCACCGCGATGGTTGTAAAAATAAcaacgtttaaataataatatattatataatatgtaatatgtatgttttatattttacctatatcaatttataatacaaaaataagattattatttctattatgattattttgagaccattattatacatttatacagatACTTtgcgtatataatttatatacaaatagccATCGCGCGTAATGCGTAATAGGTTTAATATTcgatatgtacaaaatattatgtttagtttatgaaaaacatatttatatatatttttgctaCACGTTTTTACAAAGCGGCTCTACTGATGATTCTCATTACCGGTTGGTGTGGTCGGGTGATGACGTGCTTTTATGCAAAATGTCGAGGTCactataatagtactatatcagccattatatatatacattttccgTGTAGTATATCATAGACTTAAGTAGGTACGTCACTGAAGAATGACGGTGTACTGTAtgttgtatgtgtatataatgtattatttatatgtatatagttttactGACGACTAACCAGACGCACTTTTTTTCGCAGGATAGTACCCTTTTTGCTGCAATTCCCAAGAGACCTTAACGATAGTGTTAATTAAATGCACGcgatggtaaatattatattataatataatttttcataatttaattattaatttattttatgattcgaCCTATACTAACGCatttatgcatattaataatacagtaatacactaTAGTACCACATATAACGTTTTTTTCACCACGATATAAATAAACtactagtaaaataaatgtacattatataggtacattataattagtatatttatacataatataaattatttttttcatgttaaagcagctaaaatttaaattacttttttggattcttattttttacataatttatatatatatattatatattaattataatttatatagcaaAATGATATACCTACATGACGCATCGttaggtaaaataatttcagCAGTTTTTGATAAAGTAATAACTGATAAGGGACAGGTATTATGACTGAGCctttgtaataatatagaataatttctGCAGTATTAAAGCAGTATATGTTACACGTCTATTACGCTTGCTGGCAGTggagatataattattatttattatgtataaacatttggCACACATAATCagtcataatattaacattgaatattattttttagtaacttTCGTTAGCATTTTATAACACGTATTgacgtattttattaaaaacttgatAATTTGAcgcgttttgttttgtttatatatcaGTTCATCacgttaataattgttattcaatagacaataattattcGCCATTtccctataaaatatttatagaacacATCCCCcatgtaacaaataaataaacgcacgtcaatattgttataaaactatGCCGCAACACATACGTGACGTGTATAACGAAAATAGCTCGCGAAGAAGTTGTGCAACTATAAGTAGACGggaagtgataataatattaaatttattgatgtcttttattaacaaattataaaatttaagacGTACGaatttcctatattataatattatagttgtatacttattaaatttattataaatataatatactaaatataactgtatagctaactaactaaataactactaacttttattttatacctatctaCAGGCTGAAACaatgacatattttaattaaaaactcatttaatttaattaaattaacggACAcgcataatttatatgaatttattttaataaaaagtaaataatactagtattatactattatacaggtttattattatttataatattatgtattaacctCAAATTGTCAATTGAATACTGTAACTTTGTTATTCGACACAATAATGTACCTCTATTGCATATACGTTACGCCGTACATAACGCTTGGGTATATGATACAccggttattacttattgccTACTGTGgagaaaatgataaataattgttcaCCTTGGCATTGGATAGCTGATATTTGCAATAtagatattgaatattaaacatttgaaactatgataaaatataattttattaaaaacgattCTTAGCTAAACTCTAAGTCTGtttattattgacaatattgtgttaaattttcaaggTGCCCATTTAGTCAATGATAATAAGttgaaaaataagttatttcaaAAATGCATTTAGTCAATGTAAACGTAATATCTACATACATAGCTACATAACACGAGTTATTTGTTGGCAAAATTATCACTTATATGGTCAATTATCATATGGTTGTTAAaagtattaatgattttttttttattcataaaggtcaaataagtaataaatgtgatttttttatttttcataatattatacattatattacaatatagtcCATACCAAGTCCTATACTACTTAGttcttataaacttataaatactttataatatgtataaaaatgattgaaaattgaataaaaggtTCCTAAATTCCTTGTAATTCATTTATCTactaaaaaatatccaaaatttAGAGTTAGAATTTtagttaaattcttaaaatcataaaacttaacaaattattttacagaaaaaaattcataaacattttttatttatatagatatatgatttgaaaatttaatacaagattcttcaatagtttttttacctaaagcaaaaataaaaagtttttcgggaaatcacattaatattttacaagcgTTTTAAGTACAAATTTCCACGACATTTCatacataatagaaaaaatgctttaatCTTCAATATTGAGGGTGGTTTATGGATAAACTCTCGAAAACTGGATCTATAGTTAGTACTATAGTTAGTCCTATAAGaggtaaaaattgtattttagtattcaaataaacaatatttttaaaaataatcgggggaaaaaaattaaagaaaaaatgagaattttaatgaaataaaataaaaaaaaattataaaatatggcaGAAAAAAACACGAATcagtatttaacataaaattcgttaaaataatttttttattgtgttttggagtttattcattttgaaatataatcgtGCTGTAatgtaaaatcattacatttaaaattttagtaaataataataatttatcaatatttacaatttcaCCTGATATACCTTACATCAGATTAAACTCGATCTCTTGATTTTGGAATTTAGATTTTTGGGACCCAATCGTAACATTTCAGAAATCCTAATTAACAATTACACCATCTATGCGCCTGTGACAGCacttaaacaaataacaatgcgTCAATACATTATTGATGTTACTAGTTACTacacaagaatataatataataacactattgtaatgaaagttaattttaaaaataatattcatgtattttacattattatttatctataaaatatgtattattaatttgtatacctataatatgaacTATGAAGGACCATTACCATTATCACAGGAAGTATGTAATACGTATTACGTTtttcttcaatattatattcacattttTTCGGTGAACTCGTTGGCTTATGAAACACGACCAAATTATTATGACCAGTGGTTGTACTGTACTACTGTTGTAGGTGCCGCTACATTGCCGGTAAATAAATGAAACGTTCTGTGCGCGCGCTGACTTTTTTCAAACCAAAAGGGGGCGTGTATGAAGTAGGCAACGTTCATGCCGAGCCGTCCAGTCTTCGCCGTAGCCAACATCAACCGGTACGACCCCGCGACCCGTTTCCGCCTACCGAAATCCAACCGCCAAAACCGACGACTGTTGTTGTTCGTTCGTAATTTCGTGTGCTATTACTGCTATAGTGCTATTGTGCATCCGCGGCCCGTGCGATTcgtcgtcataataataataacacacaccGTCAACCGGTGGTACGttctacgataataataatattatattatattgtttgccGGGTGCATTGTGCTCGTGTGCGTCTATacgtgaaaagaaaaaaaataacccaACGTGTGTTGCACCCGTTTGTGCGATTTAGTGTTGTACAGTTGTAGTTTGTACTGTAGTTGTGTTCCGGTGGTGGAGGACATCTGTTGGTGCTGCAGTTGcggtgtttatttaaaaaaaaaaaaaaggtaaaccGGCACGATTTATTTTATCTCCGTGCACCTacccatcatcatcatcatctaaGACGTTTTGAACAATTATACATCTGCTGCTGCCGCACTGTATAGCGTCGCACGCGTTGTGTTTTTTCGTGATCCTTGATCCTTCACGGTTTCTGTTTGGTAAGCCCAACACTGAATACATCGAACCGGTCATAGCCGTACACGGAGTCCGCCACAATGTCCGACAAACAGATCTATTATTCGGATAAATATTACGACGACAAGTACGAATACAGGTTTGTAATATGCCGATTGCCGGTATTGTTTTTTAATCGAATGGTAATCCGCCAGGTCTACACATAGtgatcaaaaatcaaattttccaAATATGAACAAgacgatataatttattttttaaaacaccaTTTTTTTCCGTGTTCTCGTTTCTAGAgatatagtttattgtatattttaagtaagataagttataatttataagtattgcaATGCCGTTAGGTATGTAGACGTCTTccaaaacaaatgttttataacATGATATAACTACTGAgatatgtgtttataataatattgacattcATATTGATACTGtgtgttgaataaaatatatacactagTCTATGATTTTGTGATTTAGATCATAAAAGCATTATATGCGTTTagctatatttttatgtgtagatactgtttttatttttttttaatgactacttcacaatataaattaaaatttagtttctgtagaatttgtttatttgtatgcatCTAAATATGAGATTCTATGCGTCTATGTCTATAATTAtctagtattaaaatgtattttatccaatatacgagtattttatatgcaataggtttttttgataatatttaattttactagaaATGAGTTAGGTATtaggtagatattatttaacaatgtttAAAATTGAGGTGCAGAAGAGTAAAACttgttaacttatttttagacttatttgtgtattcaattatttatttttatttttaatacatttggaAAAAACTATCACAGTATgatcatgaatattattttctaatacacaaattaaaataagttaatattgtgtttcctaaaattatttagttttctaaataatttgaggaagttaaatatttgtttttattttatgtcttatGTCATAATATGGGATTTGCTgggtaagtattattttttatatgagatataaatcaaaatagtttaagaactgctgtgatatatatatatatatatatatgtatatttgatcATAATTCATGCTGCACtcgatgttatatatatataataattatgggtACTACCTtagtaatttactaatttttgcattctaatacctaataatataaattattatttatcaattattcagttattctataattgttattgtttcaactgtatattttttaaagttacatctattttaacctaatttaagttaaaaatgttaatagtattattttaattttattacatatatttttagacaTGTTGTGTTGCCTAAAGAAATGGCAAAAAGCATACCTAAAACACATTTACTTTCTGAAGACGAATGGAGATCAATTGGAGTACAACAGAGCAAGGGATGGGTACATTATATGATCCATGAACCAGGTAAGTTTTTGCAATtcactgtttatatattaatgacaCTTAACATGTTGACTGTAGTCGTAATGTACAATgttatacaatgtattttagACTGCTGGCTGCTATAActcattatttctaaaatttcaTACTGTTTTGAAtcttatattacttaaaaacaaaaattatttttaatgatttttgtaataatgcTCTCTTACGTGTGTAGTAACTAGTAGTGATGAAAATTaccttttaaaatagtttaaaatattcatcttaaattttaaatattatcactgtctaatattttggtatagcaaaatattgaataaaataaaggataattaaatttgtttgtatagtTTAGGTATGAACTTTTCTTTAATATAAATctgatagttttaataataattacttatttacatggattaatttgaataaaataaaatattaaacaactattatattcagatagataaatataatatttgttgcatgagtatattaagtatagtagAAACTCGTTAACCGTCAATCTCTATTGTAACTAAACTAATGCAACTGGCATCTTAAATTTCCTTAGCTGCCGGTAATTGGAACCAAAAAACCATGTGTGTTCAAAAAATACGAACACATTGATTGTGagctattatgaatataaaagtGTTTGGATGGAT
This genomic window contains:
- the LOC132919457 gene encoding cyclin-dependent kinases regulatory subunit, with product MSDKQIYYSDKYYDDKYEYRHVVLPKEMAKSIPKTHLLSEDEWRSIGVQQSKGWVHYMIHEPEPHILLFKRPRTN